AAATAAATAAAAGATTTCTGGAATTTTTTAATATCCATAGCTGGTGTGCCAAGCAGTACTTCATTGTCCTTAATGGAACTTCCGATTCCGGACTGTGCTCCAATCTTTACTCCATCGCCAATGAAGATATGTCCGGCAATTCCAACCTGACCGCCAAACATGCAGTCTTTCCCTATCTTGGTTGAACCTGCTATACCCGTTTGAGAGGCTATTACTGTATTTTCACCAACTTCAACATTATGGGCTATCTGAATCAAATTGTCGAGTTTAACCCCTTTGCGGACAAAGGTGGATCCCATTGTCGAACGGTCTATACAGGTATTTGCCCCGATTTCGACATGATCCTCAATTTCAACATTTCCAACCTGTGGGATCTTTTTATAATCATTGTTTGCTGAAGGAGCGAATCCAAAACCGTCGGCACCAATGACTGCACCCGAATGAATGATACAATCCTTACCAATATGGCAGTCCTGATAAACTTTCACTCCGGCATAAAGAATGGAATTATCCTCAACCACCACGTTGTCGCCTAAATAAACCTGAGGATATATTTTAACATGGTTGCCTATTTTGACATTTTCACCCAGAAAGGCAAATGCACCAACGTAAACATCGGTACCGGTCTTTGCTGTAGGATCAATAAATGAGAGTTTATCTATACCAATTTTTTCGGGAATACTTTGTACATAAAGGTCAAGCAGGGAAGCAATACACTGATAAGAATCTTCAACTTTGATCATGGTGGCATTTACTTTTTCCTGGGGGACAAAAGTTTTGTTTACCAGAACAATAGAAGCCTGCGTAGTGTAAATATACTTTTCATATTTAGGATTGGCCAGAAAAGAAAGAGTTCCCTTTTTCCCCTCTTCAATTTTTGATAAACCGGTGACGATCACATCGGGGTTTCCTTCTATTTCTCCTTTTAAAAAGTCAGCTATAATTTTTGCAGTAAATTCCATAATTTAAAAATTTGGCACAAAACTATAAATAATTTTTACAATGGTTTAAAATTGTTTCGGATAGCATAGAAAATATTTCTTTTCCTCTTTCGAAAGTACTGAAACATTTAGCATGTCAGAGGCTTTTGATATATCCACAATTTCTCCTGAATTAAGCTTTATGGAAATCCGGTCATCGGTAAAACTATAGGCATTATTGGATATGGAATCAGAAAACACGAAATATCCGGCTTCTTTTGGGCTGAACTGGAAACGTTCTTCGAGCTTTTCTTTCAGTTCCTTTATTTTTTCAACATTGAAAGGAGTTTTGCTCATTTCAATTTTAAATAAATGCCTGTTAATAAGGTTGTCTGATAATTTAGATAAGATAGGGTCGCTATGCTGAGTCCAAACTTTAATGGATTGCATGATATCATAATCATCCAGCTGACTGAATTTCTCGAGAATAAATTGGGTATCCAAACCTGCAGGTTGCTCTTCCAGTTTCTTTTTGTCAATCTGGTTGAACAGGAAAAATTTAAGGGCAGGACTGGCAAATAAATCCACGCCGCTGTTTGCAAGTTCTTTTGCCCGTTTAAGAATTTTCGTTAAAAGCTGATCGGCCGACACAACTGTTTTATGGAGATAAACCTGCCAATACATCAGTCGTCTGGCGATCAGAAATTTTTCAATGGAATAAATACCTTTGGCCTCTACCACCAGCTGATCGTTGACCACATCAAGCATCTTAATGATACGGTCGGAACCGATCACTCCTTCGGTAACCCCGGTAAAAAAGCTGTCGCGGTTTAAGTAATCCAGCCTGTCCATATCCAGCTGACTAGAAACCAGTTGATATAAAAATCTTTTGCTGTAATGGTTAAAGAAAATTTCAAGAGCCATTGACAGCCTGCCCTCAAATTGACGGTTAAGCTCCCTCATAAACAAGGCAGAAATATATTCGTGGGTAATATCTTTAATAATATTATTTTCCAGGCAATGTGAAAACGGGCCATGCCCAATATCATGTAAAAGAATGGCAATGGAAACTGCTTCGCTTTCCTGTTCAGTAATTTCGTGGCCTTTGGAACGAATAACATCAATTGCCTGCTGCATGAGATGGGTGGCACCTATAGCATGCTGAAAACGGGTATGATTGGCAGCCGGGTACACGAAATTGGTCATACCCAGTTGTTTTATCCTTCTAAGACGCTGGAAGTAAGGATGTTCTATCAGATCGAACATAATCTCTGAAGGCATATTGATCAATCCATAAATAGGATCGTTGATAATTTTTCGCTTGTGGATGTTTGAATTTTTCACCTGGGAACTTTTTCTTACAAAAATACCCAAATGAGCAATGTAAACATCATTTTATTGACTTCAAATACATTATTTATTAAAATACCCTGCAAAAAGTTTATTTGTCCAGGGAAAAGTTGAAAAGGATGGATGAAAATTTAAAATTGTGAAATTCACTTATTTTCAACTCAATAATAATTTGGCAAAATAAATTTTTATATTTACCTTTGCGTTTAATTAAGAAGATAGGGGACAAAAGTCCCCTATTTTGTTGTCTAAAATTTATGATAAGCAGAGAACTAGTTGAAAGTCAGGTAAAGCAGATACTTTCTTCAAATGAAATATTTGAAGGATTGTTTATTGTGGAAACAAGTGTAAGCGAAAGCAATGAAATATTTGTTGTGCTTGATGGGTATAAACCGGTTACATTGGATCATTGTGCTGCCCTAAACACAGAGTTGGATAGCAAGTTAAACCGTGAAGTTGAGGATTTTGAAATAAAGGTAGCTTCGGCAGGTTTAGGATTTCCTTTTAAAGTACTGGAACAATATAAAAAGTATCTTGGTCAGGAAGTTGAAGTTTTAAAAACCGACGGGACAAAAGAAAAAGGAATTTTATTATCCTTTTCTGGCGATTCTTTGACGCTGGAGGTAACCGCAAGGGTTAAAGTTGAAGGGAAGAAGAAAAAACAGGTTCAGGTATCGCAGGAAATCATTGCACTTCCTTTGGTTAAATCAACTAAAGCTGTAATTTCGTTTTAATAAAGTCAAAATACACCATCGATATGGAAAACTTAAATTTAATCGACACTTTTGCAGAGTTTAAAGAACTGAAGAATATTGATCGTACCACCATGATGAGTGTTCTTGAGGATGTATTCAGAGGATTATTGCTGAAGAAATACGGAAGTGACGAAAATTTTGATGTGATTATAAACATTGACAAAGGGGATTTTGAAATATGGAGAAACCGTAAAGTTGTTGAAGATGAAAATCTGGAGGACCCCAATTTCGAAATAACTTTATCTGAAGCCAAAAAGATTGATGCCGATTACGAAGTAGGCGAAGAAGTTACTGATGAGGTTAAACTGGCTGATTTTGGCCGTAGGTCTATTTTAGCCCTGCGACAGAATCTTACTTCCAGGATTCTTGAGCTGGAAAAAAATAATATATACCTAAAATACAAAGACAAAATAGGGGAAATCGTTACCGGGGAAGTGTACCAGGTTTGGAAAAAAGAGATTCTTGTTCTTGATGACGAAGGAAATGAGCTTTTAATGCCTAAAACCGAACAGATTCCTTCTGATTATTTTCATAAGGGGGATTCAGTCCGGGCCATTGTCCTTAAAGTAGAGATGCGCAATAATAATCCTTTTATTATTCTTTCAAGAACTTCGCCGGTTTTCCTGGAACGTTTGTTTGAGCTCGAAGTTCCTGAAATTTTCGACGGATTAATTCTTCTCAAGAAGATTGTCCGTGTTCCCGGTGAAAGGGCCAAAGTAGCTGTCGAATCCTATGATGAGCGGATAGACCCTGTTGGAGCCTGTGTAGGTATGAAAGGAAGCCGTATCCATGGTATTGTAAGAGAGTTGAGAAACGAAAATATTGATGTAATCAATTATACCAACAATATTCAGTTATTTATAACCAGGGCATTGAATCCGGCCAAGATTGGTTCAATCAAGATCAATGAAGCTGAAAAGAAAGCGGATGTTTATTTAAAACCCAGCGAAGTTTCACTGGCTATTGGGAAAGGCGGATTGAATATAAAACTTGCTAGCCAGCTGACCGGTTATAATATTGATGTATACAGGGAAGATGAAAACGAAGATGAGGAAGATGTAAACCTTGATGAATTTTCCGATGAAATTGAAGGATGGATACTTGATCAACTTAAGTCAATTGGCTGTGACACAGCTAAAAGCGTTTTGAATATTCCTATGGAAGAATTAATTAAACGTACTGACCTGGAGGAAGAAACCATCAAGGAAGTAATAAAAATTTTAAAAGCCGAATTTGAATAATAGATTTTTAATAAATTAGCAGGTTCTAATTTAAATAATTGTGAAGGGTGAAATATGTCAGATACCAAAGCAACAAGATTGAGTAAGATAGCAAGGGAATTTAATGTAGGGATTTCTACTATTGTCGATTTTCTCAAAAAGAAAGGACTTAGCATTGATCCTAACCCGAATTCTAAGGTTCCACCGGAGTTCTATGATGATATCGTTAAAGAATACAGTTCTGAAGCGAATGTAAAAAAGGAATCGGAAAAACTTAGTTACCGGATTTTACATGAGAAAAAGGAAACTATTTCTATTGACGACATCGAAAGTGCTCAACCCGAAGAAGAACC
The DNA window shown above is from Bacteroidota bacterium and carries:
- the lpxD gene encoding UDP-3-O-(3-hydroxymyristoyl)glucosamine N-acyltransferase encodes the protein MEFTAKIIADFLKGEIEGNPDVIVTGLSKIEEGKKGTLSFLANPKYEKYIYTTQASIVLVNKTFVPQEKVNATMIKVEDSYQCIASLLDLYVQSIPEKIGIDKLSFIDPTAKTGTDVYVGAFAFLGENVKIGNHVKIYPQVYLGDNVVVEDNSILYAGVKVYQDCHIGKDCIIHSGAVIGADGFGFAPSANNDYKKIPQVGNVEIEDHVEIGANTCIDRSTMGSTFVRKGVKLDNLIQIAHNVEVGENTVIASQTGIAGSTKIGKDCMFGGQVGIAGHIFIGDGVKIGAQSGIGSSIKDNEVLLGTPAMDIKKFQKSFIYFRKFPEIVKQMYDLQKEVEELKSKLG
- a CDS encoding HD domain-containing protein, producing the protein MHKRKIINDPIYGLINMPSEIMFDLIEHPYFQRLRRIKQLGMTNFVYPAANHTRFQHAIGATHLMQQAIDVIRSKGHEITEQESEAVSIAILLHDIGHGPFSHCLENNIIKDITHEYISALFMRELNRQFEGRLSMALEIFFNHYSKRFLYQLVSSQLDMDRLDYLNRDSFFTGVTEGVIGSDRIIKMLDVVNDQLVVEAKGIYSIEKFLIARRLMYWQVYLHKTVVSADQLLTKILKRAKELANSGVDLFASPALKFFLFNQIDKKKLEEQPAGLDTQFILEKFSQLDDYDIMQSIKVWTQHSDPILSKLSDNLINRHLFKIEMSKTPFNVEKIKELKEKLEERFQFSPKEAGYFVFSDSISNNAYSFTDDRISIKLNSGEIVDISKASDMLNVSVLSKEEKKYFLCYPKQF
- the nusA gene encoding transcription termination factor NusA; protein product: MENLNLIDTFAEFKELKNIDRTTMMSVLEDVFRGLLLKKYGSDENFDVIINIDKGDFEIWRNRKVVEDENLEDPNFEITLSEAKKIDADYEVGEEVTDEVKLADFGRRSILALRQNLTSRILELEKNNIYLKYKDKIGEIVTGEVYQVWKKEILVLDDEGNELLMPKTEQIPSDYFHKGDSVRAIVLKVEMRNNNPFIILSRTSPVFLERLFELEVPEIFDGLILLKKIVRVPGERAKVAVESYDERIDPVGACVGMKGSRIHGIVRELRNENIDVINYTNNIQLFITRALNPAKIGSIKINEAEKKADVYLKPSEVSLAIGKGGLNIKLASQLTGYNIDVYREDENEDEEDVNLDEFSDEIEGWILDQLKSIGCDTAKSVLNIPMEELIKRTDLEEETIKEVIKILKAEFE
- the rimP gene encoding ribosome assembly cofactor RimP, with product MISRELVESQVKQILSSNEIFEGLFIVETSVSESNEIFVVLDGYKPVTLDHCAALNTELDSKLNREVEDFEIKVASAGLGFPFKVLEQYKKYLGQEVEVLKTDGTKEKGILLSFSGDSLTLEVTARVKVEGKKKKQVQVSQEIIALPLVKSTKAVISF